The following coding sequences lie in one Eptesicus fuscus isolate TK198812 chromosome 25, DD_ASM_mEF_20220401, whole genome shotgun sequence genomic window:
- the MCEE gene encoding methylmalonyl-CoA epimerase, mitochondrial, with amino-acid sequence MAQVLRAAVAAACAGGLLSRLQAPVPVVRASSTSQASRGVTGAVWALGRLNHVAIAVPDLEKARAFYRDVLGAQVSEVSPLPEHGVSVVFVDLGNTKMELLHPLGSDSPIAGFLQKNKAGGMHHVCIEVDDINAAVTDLKEKKIRSLSDEAKIGAHGKPVIFLHPKDCGGVLVELEQA; translated from the exons ATGGCGCAGGTGCTGAGGGCAGCTGTGGCGGCGGCGTGCGCAGGAG GGCTGTTGTCACGACTTCAGGCTCCCGTTCCCGTGGTgagagcctcttccacctcccaggcctcacgTGGTGTGACAGGTGCCGTGTGGGCCCTAGGGCGACTCAACCACGTGGCCATAGCCGTGCCGGACTTGGAGAAGGCCAGGGCATTTTATCGGGAcgtcctgggggcccaggtgagcGAGGTGTCCCCTCTTCCCGAGCACGGAGTGTCTGTGGTTTTTGTCGACCTCGGGAACACCAAAATGGAGCTGCTTCACCCGCTGGGAAGTGACAGTCCGATTGCGGGATTCCTGCAGAAAAACAAGGCCGGAGGGATGCACCACGTCTGCATTGAG gTGGATGACATAAACGCCGCTGTGACGGACTTGAAAGAAAAGAAGATCCGCAGCCTGAGTGACGAGGCCAAAATAGGGGCCCACGGGAAACCCGTCATCTTCCTGCACCCCAAGGACTGCGGGGGCGTCCTGGTGGAGCTGGAGCAGGCCTGA
- the MPHOSPH10 gene encoding U3 small nucleolar ribonucleoprotein protein MPP10 — protein sequence MAPPVWRERTLKRCLDELGKNTSRPESFLTIQDKLASNFTSLTKVLYDFNKTLESGRIHGSPLQKLVIQSFDDEQIWQQLELQNEPVLQCFENAVREAIEDEDLSLLPEEEEQEGEEDGSEMEAEGQEGLEQDEEEEEEEEGSDLSGGDPKGEETTKHPGKGDGRKSPVFSDEDSDLDFDIGKLERQSKVQSKMPKKPREKSIVDDKFFKLSEMESFLETVEKEEEGKDDDEDEEIDLFEDIDSDGDEGGLFGSQKPKSGKSSRNLKYKDFFDPVESDEDMAGAPDEGPGSDVEEGGPADRGSEESLSDTDEENDLEETEDNKQRKETSKRVTFALPDDEESGGDEETEETRVLNAQKDPAEVKSSFEKRQEKMNEKIASLEKELLEKKPWQLQGEVTAQKRPENSLLEETLHFDHAVRMAPVITEETTLQLEDLIKQRIRDQAWDDVVRKEKPKEDAFEYKKRLTLDHEKSKLSLAEIYEQEYIKLSQQKTEEEENPEHVEIQKMMDSLFLKLDALSNFHFIPKPPVPEIKVVSNLPAITMEEVAPVSVSDAALLAPEEVKEKNKAGDIKTAAEQTATDKKRERRKRKLRKHLKIQEKERRRRLLEKSSADPAGKLSKAAASEKLRQLTKAGKASLLQDEGKDKALKSSQAFFSKLQDQVKMQISDAKKTEKKKKKRQDISVHKLKL from the exons ATGGCCCCGCCGGTCTGGCGTGAGCGGACCCTGAAGCGGTGTCTGGACGAGCTCGGTAAAAACACCAGCCGGCCGGAGAGCTTCCTCAC GATTCAAGATAAATTGGCATCAAACTTCACTTCCTTAACAAAAGTACTTTATGACTTTAATAAAACACTAGAGAGCGGCAGGATCCACGGAAGTCCTTTACAGAAGCTGGTGATACAGAGTTTTGACGACGAGCAGATTTGGCAACAACTGGAACTGCAGAATGAGCCGGTGTTGCAGTGCTTTGAGAATGCCGTCCGTGAGGCCATTGAAGACGAAGACCTCAGTCTCCtcccggaggaggaggagcaggagggtgaAGAGGATGGCTCAGAGATGGAGGCGGAGGGCCAGGAGGGCCTAGAacaagatgaggaggaggaggaggaagaggaagggtcAGACCTGAGTGGTGGTGATCCCAAAGGAGAGGAGACAACCAAACACCCCGGCAAAGGTGATGGGAGGAAAAGCCCCGTGTTCAGCGATGAGGATTCCGACCTTGACTTTGATATCGGCAAGCTGGAACGGCAGAGCAAGGTGCAAAGCAAGATGCCCAAGAAACCCAGGGAGAAGTCCATAGTGGATGACAAATTCTTCAAACTCTCTGAAATGGAGAGCTTCTTAGAAACCgtggaaaaagaagaggaaggaaaagatgaTGACGAGGACGAAGAGATTGATCTATTTGAAGACATTGATTCTGATGGAGATGAGGGAGGACTGTTTGGAAGTCAGAAACCTAAG TCGGGTAAAAGTTCCAGAAACCTGAAGTACAAAGATTTCTTTGACCCGGTGGAAAGTGACGAAGACATGGCAGGTGCTCCCGACGAGGGCCCGGGCTCCGACGTAGAAGAGGGCGGACCTGCTGACCGAGGCAGCGAGGAGAGCCTCTCTGACAC GGACGAAGAGAATGACCTTGAAGAAACTGAAGACAATAAACAACGTAAAGAGACCTCGAAGAGAGTGACCTTCGCCCTGCCAGATGACGAGGAATCTGGAggtgatgaggaaactgaagagaCACGTGTCTTAAATGCACAGAAAGATCCTGCGGAAGTTAAATCCTCCTTTGAAAAAAGGCAGGAAAAG atgaaTGAGAAAATCGCATCGTTGGAAAAGGAGCTGCTGGAGAAGAAGCCGTGGCAGCTTCAGGGGGAAGTGACGGCGCAGAAGCGCCCGGAGAACAGCCTGCTGGAGGAGACCCTGCACTTCGACCACGCCGTCCGCATGG CGCCGGTGATCACCGAGGAGACCACCCTCCAGCTCGAAGACCTCATCAAGCAGCGGATCCGAGACCAG GCGTGGGATGATGTCGTCCGGAAGGAGAAGCCTAAGGAGGATGCGTTCGAATATAAGAAGCGGTTAACACTGGACCACGAGAAGAGCAAGCTGAGCCTCGCGGAAATATATGAGCAGGAGTACATCAAACTCAGCCAG CAaaaaacagaagaagaagaaaacccagAGCACGTGGAAATCCAGAAGATGATGGATTCCCTCTTCTTAAAACTGGACGCCCTCTCCAACTTCCACTTCATCCCCAAACCA CCTGTCCCGGAGATTAAAGTTGTGTCCAACCTGCCGGCCATCACCATGGAGGAGGTCGCCCCCGTGAGCGTCAGCGACGCAGCTCTCCTGGCCCCAGAGGAAGTCAAG gagaagaatAAAGCTGGAGATATAAAAACCGCTGCTGAGCAAACAGCCACCGACAAGAAAcgagaaaggaggaagaggaaactcCGGAAGCACCTGAAGATACAGGAGAAGGAGAGGCGCAGGAGACTCCTGGAGAAGAGCAGCGCAGACCCGGCGGGGAAGCTCAGCAAAGCCGCGGCTTCCGAGAAGCTCAGGCAGCTGACCAAGGCCGGCAAGGCCTCGCTGCTGCAG GATGAAGGTAAAGACAAAGCCTTAAAGTCCTCTCAAGCCTTCTTTTCTAAGTTACAAGATCAAGTGAAAATGCAAATCAGCGACgcaaagaagacagaaaagaaaaagaagaagcgACAGGACATTTCTGTTCATAAACTGAAGCTGTaa
- the FAN1 gene encoding fanconi-associated nuclease 1 — MMPGGKSPARKRPRRSLSSSRTNKNGPKPIVLCFNNAPPAKLACPVCRQMVPRYDLNRHLDDLCAHRDDVTPVAPVEVTDATAGVTPEEKSSPSKTNSTPDQSGSAARGVKKQTSPYFKGTGDGACPNRGAELTSRDVRVVPLGSLASKLSRRCVQASGAVEKEAVAGHTAVVRMVGSPAEAEDEDGGVGSSSQKENVLCCDSLTEEDTVQGAALTAAANPKPPQDGGRPTLAPAFPENAPVVSPRRPPPSAPEDRLAKQEGMEQGDGEGAGTREAGVGEEVGVTEAPASETQLSPREAQSRSSAQDAAEGRNLNRLPLEGAGGGSLEDETAGGVPSGPGSSCGGPGGAAPAPAHHPYYLRSFLLVLGAVLENEDDSMLFDEQEKGIVTRFHQLSDSAQKLYVRLFQRKFGWIKRHKLEYEEIAADLAPVVGELEQAGFLQTESELRELPEVLDLLSAPELRTLAKTFHLGHAGGQKQPLAEALLRLARQPSVCAWGRNPPGVGAVILKRAKDLAGPSLRVCRGPRAVFSRALLLFSLTDSPEEEDAACGGQGQLSTVLLVNLGRVAFPRYTVRRHARVFQDRDDLLRYAAAAHMLSDISAAMAAGNWKEAHALCQGARRDWKELKHHPSLRRHEDLPLFLRCFTVGWVYTRILSRAVEILQRLHLYEEAVQELEELLSQKVYCPDSRGRWWDRLALNLHQHLKRLEPAIKCIAEGLADPEVRTGHRLSLYQRAVRLRASPSCRRYRHLLQQLPEVTVQDVKHVTITGRLCPQLGMGKSVFVMEAGGPAAPATALCSVEELALDHYRRSGFDQGIHGEGSTFTTLFGLLLWDIIFMDGIADAFRNAYQAFPLDLCTDSFFASRRPAIEARLQLIHDAPAERLRDWVAATWQAQEGRAASVVSWDRFASLQQAQDLVSCLGGPVLSGVCRRLAEDFRHCRGGLPDLVVWSSQDHRFKLVEVKGPNDRLSHKQMVWLDALQRLGADVEVCHVAAVGAKSKGLN, encoded by the exons ATGATGCCCGGGGGGAAATCGCCCGCCAGGAAAAGGCCCCGTCGGAGTCTGTCCAGCAGCAGAACTAACAAAAATGGACCGAAGCCCATTGTTCTGTGTTTCAACAACGCGCCGCCGGCTAAACTGGCCTGCCCGGTGTGCCGTCAAATGGTGCCCCGCTATGACTTAAACCGGCACCTCGATGACCTGTGTGCTCACCGCGATGACGTCACTCCGGTGGCCCCCGTAGAAGTAACCGATGCTACCGCGGGGGTAACACCGGAGGAGAAGTCGTCACCATCCAAGACAAACTCAACCCCCGACCAAAGCGGCTCGGCAGCAAGGGGCGTCAAAAAGCAGACCAGCCCCTACTTTAAAGGCACTGGGGACGGCGCGTGCCCAAATCGAGGCGCGGAGCTGACATCTCGGGACGTCCGAGTGGTTCCCTTGGGCAGCCTGGCGTCTAAATTATCCAGAAGATGCGTGCAGGCGAGCGGGGCCGTGGAGAAGGAGGCCGTGGCCGGTCACACTGCTGTGGTCAGGATGGTGGGGAGCCCTGCGGAGGCAGAGGACGaggatgggggtgtggggagcagttCCCAAAAGGAAAACGTGCTTTGCTGTGATTCTCTGACGGAGGAAGACACTGTCCAAGGCGCTGCGTTGACGGCAGCTGCAAACCCCAAGCCTCCCCAGGACGGGGGGAGGCCCACCCTTGCTCCTGCCTTCCCAGAGAACGCGCCCGTGGTATCGCCCCGACGACCTCCTCCGTCCGCTCCCGAGGACCGTCTGGCCAAGCAGGAAGGGATGGAACAAGGTGATGGTGAAGGTGCCGGGACACGGGAGGCAGGTGTTGGTGAAGAAGTCGGAGTGACCGAGGCTCCGGCATCTGAAACGCAGCTGTCCCCTCGGGAGGCACAATCTCGCAGTTCTGCGCAGGACGCTGCCGAGGGGAGGAACTTGAACAGACTCCCTCTGGAAGGTGCCGGCGGCGGCAGCTTAGAGGATGAGACGGCTGGCGGGGTCCCTTCGGGGCCCGGGTCGAGCTGTGGCGGTCCTGGGGGAGCAGCCCCGGCTCCGGCCCACCACCCTTACTACCTCCGCAGCTTCCTGCTGGTGCTGGGAGCCGTCTTGGAGAACGAGGACGACAGCATGCTCTTCGACGAGCAGGAGAAGGGGATTGTCACCAGATTCCATCAGCTGTCAG ATAGCGCTCAGAAGTTATACGTCAGACTTTTCCAGCGTAAGTTCGGCTGGATTAAGAGGCATAAGTTGGAATATGAAGAGATCGCCGCTGACTTGGCGCCCGTGGTTGGAGAACTGGAACAAGCCGGCTTTCTGCAGACAG AATCCGAGTTGCGAGAACTCCCCGAGGTGCTTGACCTGCTTTCCGCTCCTGAGCTGAGGACCCTGGCGAAGACCTTCCACCTGGGCCACGCCGGCGGCCAAAAGCAGCCGCTGGCCGAGGCCCTGCTCAGACTGGCCCGGCAGCCCTCCGTCTGCGCCTGGGGCAGGAACCCGCCCGGAGTCGGGGCGGTCATCTTGAAAAG AGCCAAGGACCTGGCGGGCCCGTCGCTGAGAGTGTGCCGAGGCCCCCGGGCCGTGTTCTCCCGGGCCCTGCTGCTCTTCTCCTTGACCGACTCCCCGGAGGAGGAGGACGCCGcctgcggggggcagggccagctctccACGGTGCTGCTGGTCAACCTGGGCCGCGTGGCCTTCCCTCGGTACACGGTCCGTCGGCACGCCCGGGTCTTCCAGGACAGAGACGACCTCCTCAG GTACGCAGCCGCCGCCCACATGCTGAGTGACATTTCCGCCGCAATGGCCGCTGGGAACTGGAAGGAAGCTCACGCGCTCTGTCAAGGCGCCAGGAGGGACTGGAAGGAGCTGAAACACCACCCTTCCCTGAG GCGCCACGAGGACCTGCCGCTGTTCCTGCGCTGCTTCACCGTCGGGTGGGTGTACACCAGGATCCTGTCTCGGGCCGTGGAGATCTTGCAGCGACTCCACCTGTATGAG GAAGCGgtccaggagctggaggagctttTGTCCCAGAAAGTCTATTGTCCCGACAGCAGAGGCCGGTGGTGGGACCGGCTGGCTCTCAACCTCCACCAGCACTTGAAACGCCTCGAACCG GCGATCAAGTGCATCGCAGAAGGGCTGGCCGACCCCGAGGTGAGGACGGGGCATCGCCTGTCGCTGTATCAGAGAGCCGTGCGCCTGAGGGCGTCGCCCAGCTGTCGGAGGTACCGGCACCTCCTCCAGCAGCTGCCGGAAGTCACCGTGCAGGACGTGAAGCAC GTGACCATCACGGGCCGGCTGTGCCCGCAGCTCGGGATGGGCAAGTCCGTGTTTGTGATGGAGGCCGGGGGGCCCGCCGCCCCGGCCACAGCCCTGTGCTCCGTGGAGGAGCTGGCGCTGGACCATTACAGACGCAGCGGCTTCGACCAAG GGATCCACGGGGAAGGCTCCACCTTCACCACGCTGTTTGGCCTCCTCCTGTGGGACATCATCTTCATGGACGGCATCGCAGACGCCTTCAGAAACGCCTACCAG GCATTCCCGCTGGACTTGTGTACGGACAGCTTCTTCGCAAGCAGGCGGCCGGCCATCgaggccaggctgcagctgatccatgatgccCCCGCAGAGCGCCTGCGAGACTGGGTGGCGGCCACGTGGCAGGCCCAGGAAGGCAGGGCGGCGTCCGTCGTCAGCTGGGACCGCTTCGCTTCTCTGCAGCAAGCTCAG GACCTCGTTTCCTGCCTGGGGGGGCCCGTCCTCAGCGGGGTGTGCCGGCGCCTGGCCGAGGACTTCCGACACTGCCGAGGCGGCCTCCCCGACCTGGTGGTGTGGAGCTCCCAAGATCACCGCTTCAAG CTGGTGGAAGTCAAGGGCCCCAACGACCGCCTTTCGCATAAGCAGATGGTCTGGCTGGACGCgctgcagaggctgggggccGACGTCGAGGTCTGCCACGTCGCGGCCGTGGGAGCCAAGAGCAAAGGCCTGAACTGA